One segment of Marvinbryantia formatexigens DSM 14469 DNA contains the following:
- a CDS encoding TPM domain-containing protein — protein MVERQAVTYDIREKRLPGSAFLLLRAVFAVCAAALFICGSALCAKASGCVFDKAGLFTQEETAQLNQLAQELEETYNMNFLMLTTADAQGQSSRDVAERFYEDGGYDTDGKRGGIVLLIDMDNRELNLVTNKEMILYITDAREEDIYDAGYEYAADGDYGEAMLAMLERTAAFMKKGIPDNQYTYDTETGQIIRHRSLSAGDWLLALGVSLCCAALACAFLYRKYRRVEKYEYSVGSDADIRITGKEDRLVNQFVTHRRIPKNPPPGSGAGGSSGGRSSTHTSSGGGTFGGGHGRSF, from the coding sequence ATGGTAGAGAGACAGGCAGTTACATATGATATCAGGGAAAAGCGGCTGCCCGGCAGTGCATTTTTGCTGCTTCGTGCTGTTTTCGCAGTCTGCGCGGCGGCGCTGTTTATCTGCGGTTCTGCCCTGTGCGCAAAAGCCTCCGGCTGTGTTTTTGACAAAGCCGGGCTGTTTACGCAGGAGGAGACGGCGCAGCTTAATCAGCTTGCGCAGGAGCTGGAAGAAACATATAATATGAATTTTCTGATGCTCACGACGGCGGATGCGCAGGGACAGTCCTCCCGCGATGTGGCGGAGCGGTTTTATGAAGACGGCGGCTACGATACGGACGGAAAGCGCGGCGGAATCGTGCTGCTGATCGATATGGACAACCGGGAGCTGAACCTGGTGACAAACAAAGAAATGATTCTCTATATCACGGATGCGCGCGAGGAGGATATTTACGACGCGGGCTATGAATATGCGGCGGACGGTGATTACGGGGAAGCGATGCTTGCCATGCTGGAGCGGACAGCCGCTTTCATGAAAAAGGGGATTCCGGATAATCAGTACACCTACGATACAGAGACAGGGCAGATTATCCGCCACCGCAGCCTTTCGGCGGGCGACTGGCTGCTGGCGCTGGGCGTATCGCTGTGCTGTGCTGCGCTTGCCTGTGCGTTTTTATACCGGAAGTACCGCAGAGTGGAAAAATATGAGTATTCTGTGGGGTCAGACGCCGACATCCGCATAACCGGAAAAGAGGACCGTCTGGTGAACCAGTTTGTCACCCACAGACGGATTCCGAAAAATCCGCCTCCGGGCAGCGGCGCAGGCGGCTCTTCCGGCGGACGAAGTTCTACGCACACCTCAAGCGGCGGAGGGACTTTTGGCGGCGGACACGGAAGAAGCTTTTAG
- a CDS encoding ECF transporter S component, whose amino-acid sequence MSSNTNVAAASAAKSNIRNMVVIAMLGAVAMILQLFEFPLWFAPSFYEIDLSEVPVMIGTFALGPVAGALIELVKNLLKLVIKGTSTAFVGDIANFIIGCALVVPAGIIYKRKKSRKNAIIGMAVGTLFMTVAGCFINAYVLLPAYSQAFGMPIDALIEMGTAVNPAITGLGTFVVLAVAPFNIIKGVLVSVITLLLYKYISPVLKGQTM is encoded by the coding sequence ATGAGCAGTAACACAAATGTGGCAGCGGCATCCGCTGCAAAGAGCAACATCCGTAACATGGTGGTAATCGCAATGCTGGGGGCAGTGGCAATGATTCTGCAGCTGTTTGAATTCCCGCTCTGGTTTGCGCCGAGCTTCTACGAGATTGATCTGAGCGAGGTTCCGGTGATGATAGGAACCTTTGCGCTGGGTCCGGTGGCGGGTGCACTGATTGAGCTGGTCAAGAATCTGCTGAAGCTGGTGATAAAGGGCACAAGCACGGCGTTTGTGGGAGATATCGCCAATTTCATCATCGGCTGCGCGCTGGTGGTTCCGGCGGGAATTATTTATAAAAGAAAAAAGAGCAGAAAGAACGCTATTATCGGCATGGCTGTGGGAACCCTGTTCATGACGGTGGCGGGCTGCTTTATCAACGCATACGTTCTGCTTCCGGCATACAGCCAGGCGTTCGGTATGCCGATCGATGCGCTGATAGAAATGGGAACGGCGGTGAATCCGGCGATTACCGGTCTGGGAACCTTCGTGGTTCTGGCGGTGGCGCCCTTTAATATCATAAAGGGTGTTCTGGTATCCGTGATCACGCTGCTTCTGTACAAGTATATCAGTCCGGTGCTCAAAGGGCAGACAATGTAA
- a CDS encoding ATP-binding protein, translating into MNIKEAKTEITNTIRAYTRKDAQGRYCISTLHQRPVLLIGPPGIGKTAIMRQIARECRIGLVAYTITHHTRQSAIGLPVVVQKMYQGQEYSVTEYTMSEIIASVYDCMEKTGCTEGILFIDEINCVSETLAPTMLQFLQCKTFGTHAIPEGWIIVAAGNPPEYNKSVREFDIVTLDRVKRIDVTADFTVWKEYAYERRLHPCILSYLSLKPEHFYSVHSSAAENHFVTARGWEDLSEILCSYEAMKIPVLESLFLQYLQEPEIARDFSMYYQLYEKYRQDYSIPELLAGELPATVRQEKTAVAKSAQMDERILILQLLLCGWNNYFAEYCSTTDYTDGLYQTLLHLKNFFASGGSPEDFLTRQKKALKVKQESGMLSGEEETREIRIIKTLEEYILEAAKRRLKDNEEIYEMIKTLFSRETDARRALIDRTLQALSNGFSFAAEAFGDGPEMTLLVNDLSQNPSAIRFLTAHRCPEYLKYSKNLLFHRKQQELLEEIKALTQ; encoded by the coding sequence ATGAACATAAAAGAAGCAAAGACTGAAATTACCAACACCATCCGCGCCTATACCCGGAAGGATGCGCAGGGAAGATACTGCATTTCCACGCTTCACCAGCGTCCCGTGCTGCTGATAGGACCGCCCGGCATCGGAAAAACCGCCATCATGCGGCAGATTGCCCGCGAATGCCGGATCGGGCTGGTCGCCTATACCATCACGCATCACACGCGGCAGAGCGCAATCGGGCTGCCGGTCGTGGTCCAGAAAATGTACCAGGGACAGGAATATTCCGTCACGGAATACACAATGAGCGAAATCATCGCTTCCGTGTACGACTGTATGGAAAAAACAGGCTGCACGGAAGGGATTCTGTTTATCGACGAGATTAACTGCGTTTCCGAAACGCTTGCCCCCACAATGCTGCAGTTTCTGCAGTGCAAAACCTTCGGAACGCACGCAATTCCGGAGGGCTGGATTATCGTCGCTGCCGGAAATCCGCCGGAGTACAACAAATCCGTGCGGGAATTTGACATTGTAACGCTCGACCGCGTAAAGCGCATTGATGTCACTGCCGATTTTACCGTCTGGAAGGAATACGCCTATGAGCGCCGGCTCCATCCGTGCATTCTCTCCTACCTCAGCCTGAAGCCGGAGCATTTTTATTCCGTCCACAGTTCTGCCGCAGAAAATCATTTTGTGACTGCCCGCGGCTGGGAAGATCTGTCAGAAATCCTCTGCAGCTACGAAGCCATGAAAATCCCGGTGCTGGAATCTTTGTTTCTGCAGTATCTGCAGGAGCCGGAAATTGCCCGCGATTTTTCCATGTATTACCAGCTTTATGAGAAATACCGGCAGGATTACAGCATCCCGGAGCTGCTCGCCGGAGAACTGCCCGCCACCGTCCGCCAGGAAAAAACAGCGGTTGCAAAATCCGCCCAAATGGATGAACGCATTCTGATTCTTCAGCTTCTGCTCTGCGGCTGGAACAATTATTTTGCAGAATATTGCAGCACGACGGATTATACAGACGGACTTTACCAGACGCTGCTTCATCTGAAAAATTTCTTTGCATCCGGCGGCTCCCCGGAAGATTTTCTTACGCGGCAGAAAAAGGCGCTGAAAGTAAAGCAGGAAAGCGGTATGCTCTCCGGGGAGGAGGAAACGCGCGAGATCCGGATTATAAAAACACTGGAGGAATATATCCTGGAAGCAGCAAAACGCCGTCTGAAGGATAATGAAGAAATATACGAAATGATAAAAACACTGTTTTCCCGCGAAACGGATGCGCGCAGGGCTCTCATCGACCGGACCCTGCAGGCATTGTCAAACGGCTTCTCTTTCGCCGCGGAGGCTTTCGGCGACGGTCCGGAAATGACGCTTCTGGTAAACGACCTTTCGCAGAATCCGTCCGCCATACGTTTTCTTACCGCCCACCGCTGTCCGGAATATCTGAAATACAGCAAAAACCTGCTGTTTCACCGGAAACAGCAGGAGCTCTTAGAAGAAATCAAGGCACTGACGCAGTAA
- the tsaE gene encoding tRNA (adenosine(37)-N6)-threonylcarbamoyltransferase complex ATPase subunit type 1 TsaE, whose amino-acid sequence MILETWSREETFAAGRKLGEQAQPGQIFALTGDLGTGKTVFTKGVAAGLGICEPVSSPTFTIVQIYGEGRMPLYHFDVYRIAEPEEMDEIGYEDYFFGEGVCLVEWADLIEELMPENTIWIRIEKNPEKGFDYRRIEVAYENSGN is encoded by the coding sequence ATGATATTGGAAACTTGGAGCAGAGAGGAAACCTTTGCGGCGGGCAGAAAGCTTGGGGAGCAGGCGCAGCCGGGGCAGATTTTTGCGCTGACCGGCGACCTCGGAACAGGAAAGACGGTGTTTACAAAAGGAGTGGCGGCAGGGCTTGGTATCTGCGAGCCGGTCAGCAGTCCCACCTTCACTATCGTACAGATATATGGTGAGGGCAGAATGCCGCTGTACCATTTCGATGTTTACCGCATTGCAGAGCCCGAAGAGATGGACGAAATCGGATACGAGGACTATTTCTTCGGGGAGGGTGTCTGCCTGGTGGAATGGGCAGATCTGATAGAAGAGCTGATGCCGGAAAATACAATCTGGATACGGATAGAAAAAAATCCGGAAAAAGGATTTGATTATCGGAGAATCGAGGTAGCATATGAAAATTCTGGGAATTGA
- a CDS encoding ACT domain-containing protein — protein sequence MTAHHQYYVVKEKAVPEVLLKVVEAKRLLESERAATVQDAVEAVGISRSSFYKYKDDIFPFHENSKGKNITFILQMDDEPGLLSEVLNIIAGYRANVLTIHQTIPINGIASLTLGIDILPATGDTMTMFAELENLPGIHYLKILGRE from the coding sequence ATGACGGCACATCATCAGTATTATGTGGTAAAGGAAAAGGCGGTTCCGGAGGTGCTTCTGAAGGTAGTGGAGGCAAAGCGCCTGCTGGAGTCGGAACGCGCAGCTACCGTGCAGGATGCGGTGGAGGCTGTGGGAATCAGCCGGAGCTCGTTTTACAAATATAAGGATGATATATTCCCTTTTCATGAGAACAGTAAAGGAAAAAATATTACCTTTATTCTTCAGATGGACGATGAGCCGGGGCTGTTGTCAGAGGTTTTAAACATCATTGCCGGTTACCGGGCAAATGTTCTGACGATCCACCAGACCATTCCCATCAACGGTATCGCGTCGCTTACGCTGGGCATCGACATCCTGCCTGCCACGGGCGACACGATGACAATGTTTGCAGAGCTGGAAAACCTGCCGGGGATTCACTATCTGAAGATTCTCGGACGGGAATAA
- a CDS encoding YcxB family protein, with amino-acid sequence MSAEFEVKMTPKIVFDFQLYHTYHSFSGIFGILFGIGTLILAVATFGKVSASMTAVYLLFTVYLLPLQPVLLYFRAAKQAKLNPVFQKPLAYVINDEGITSAQDGNEAHIGWEQVLKVRETKYSLLLYTGKRYCSILPKECMGNQLAAVAGLIKKHVKAEQIKVGE; translated from the coding sequence ATGAGCGCAGAATTTGAAGTAAAAATGACACCGAAAATCGTATTTGATTTTCAGCTTTATCACACGTATCACAGTTTTTCTGGGATATTTGGCATCCTGTTCGGCATCGGCACGCTGATACTTGCCGTGGCTACATTTGGGAAAGTTTCGGCGTCCATGACAGCGGTGTATCTGCTGTTTACGGTATATCTGCTCCCGCTGCAGCCGGTTCTGCTGTATTTCCGCGCGGCAAAGCAGGCGAAGCTAAACCCGGTATTCCAGAAGCCTCTGGCTTATGTGATAAACGATGAGGGAATCACCAGCGCGCAGGATGGGAATGAGGCGCACATTGGCTGGGAGCAGGTTCTGAAGGTAAGAGAAACAAAATACAGTCTGCTGCTGTACACGGGAAAGCGTTACTGCTCCATTCTTCCGAAGGAATGTATGGGAAATCAGCTTGCCGCGGTTGCGGGACTGATAAAGAAGCATGTAAAAGCAGAGCAGATTAAGGTTGGAGAGTAA
- a CDS encoding homoserine dehydrogenase: protein MIHIAVLGYGTVGSGVVEVINTNHSSINKKAGEEINIKYVLDLRDFEGDPIQEKIVHDFNIILNDPEVKIVVEVMGGLEPAYTYTKQCLLAGKSVCTSNKELVAKHGAELLELAKERNINYLFEASCGGGIPIIRPLNSSLTADEIDEIAGILNGTTNYMLTKMATEGREYDDVLKEAQEKGYAERNPAADVEGYDACRKIAILSSLAFGRQVDFEDIYTEGITNITAADFKYAREMGKAIKLLGFSKKAGESFYAMVAPVLVDPTDPLYSVNGVFNAIFVHGNVLGDAMFYGRGAGKLPTASAVVSDVIDEAKHLHRSIMAFWSSHKLELTDISNSQRSFFVRAAGSLEEERARVEEIFGSVHFIRIPELEGEFGFTTGIMTEAEYAVRAERLGSVISRIRIRSI from the coding sequence ATGATACATATTGCAGTATTAGGATACGGCACGGTAGGCTCCGGTGTCGTGGAGGTAATCAATACAAATCACAGCAGCATCAACAAAAAAGCCGGTGAGGAAATCAACATCAAATACGTGCTGGACTTGCGCGATTTTGAGGGCGATCCCATCCAGGAAAAAATCGTTCACGATTTCAATATTATTCTGAACGACCCGGAGGTTAAGATCGTGGTGGAGGTGATGGGCGGTCTGGAGCCGGCGTACACCTATACGAAGCAGTGCCTGCTTGCGGGAAAAAGCGTCTGCACCTCCAATAAGGAGCTGGTGGCGAAGCATGGCGCGGAGCTGCTGGAGCTGGCGAAGGAGCGGAACATCAATTATCTGTTTGAGGCGAGCTGCGGAGGCGGCATTCCGATTATCCGCCCCTTAAACTCTTCTCTGACAGCGGACGAAATCGACGAAATCGCCGGTATTTTAAACGGCACCACCAATTATATGCTCACGAAGATGGCAACGGAGGGGCGCGAGTACGACGACGTTCTGAAGGAAGCACAGGAAAAGGGATATGCGGAGCGCAACCCGGCGGCGGATGTGGAAGGATACGATGCCTGCCGCAAGATTGCGATCCTTTCCTCCCTTGCATTTGGCAGACAGGTGGACTTTGAAGACATCTATACGGAGGGCATCACCAATATCACGGCGGCGGACTTTAAGTACGCCAGGGAAATGGGCAAAGCCATCAAGCTGCTCGGCTTCAGCAAAAAGGCGGGGGAGAGCTTTTACGCGATGGTTGCCCCGGTGCTGGTGGACCCGACAGACCCGCTGTACAGTGTAAACGGCGTGTTTAACGCGATTTTTGTACACGGAAACGTTCTCGGCGACGCCATGTTTTACGGGCGTGGGGCAGGCAAGCTGCCGACGGCGAGCGCGGTCGTTTCGGATGTGATCGACGAGGCGAAGCATCTGCACCGCAGCATCATGGCTTTCTGGAGCAGCCATAAGCTGGAGCTGACAGATATCAGCAACTCCCAGAGAAGCTTCTTCGTGCGCGCAGCAGGCAGCCTGGAGGAGGAGCGTGCGCGCGTGGAAGAGATTTTCGGAAGCGTGCACTTTATCCGGATTCCGGAGCTGGAGGGAGAATTTGGCTTTACCACGGGCATTATGACGGAAGCGGAGTACGCGGTGCGGGCGGAGCGCCTTGGAAGCGTAATCAGCCGGATACGTATCCGCAGTATATAA
- a CDS encoding cofactor-independent phosphoglycerate mutase: MKYIVVLGDGMADEPIASLEGKTPLEYAKTPMMDALAAQSEIGLLHTIPEGMKPGSDTANLSVMGYDPEIYYSGRSPLEALSIGVPMKDTDVALRCNLVTLSEEGSYSEKIMIDHSSGEISTEDAAVLLQAVQRELERDGYHFYVGTSYRHCLIWENGRVVPLAQPHDILTQCIGEYLPQDAVLREMQERSYEILAEHPINRERRRQGKNPANSCWFWGAGTKPALTSFEETFHKKGVMISAVDLLKGIAVGAGMKNIAVEGANGGLHTNYRGKAQAAVDAVLKDGYDFAYIHVEAPDEMGHQGSAERKIQAVEYLDEQVIKPVYEQMTASGEEFRLLVLPDHPTPIRVRTHTADPVPYLLYDSTKLQEHSWKYNEREAKASGNYIAQGHKMMPYLLGME; the protein is encoded by the coding sequence ATGAAATATATCGTGGTTTTAGGAGACGGCATGGCGGATGAACCGATTGCCTCCCTGGAGGGAAAAACACCGCTGGAATATGCAAAAACACCGATGATGGACGCGCTTGCCGCACAGTCGGAGATTGGACTGCTGCACACGATTCCGGAGGGGATGAAGCCGGGAAGCGACACGGCAAACCTTTCTGTGATGGGATACGACCCGGAAATTTATTATTCCGGGCGCTCACCGCTGGAGGCTCTGAGCATCGGGGTGCCCATGAAGGATACGGATGTGGCGCTGCGCTGCAACCTTGTCACGCTGTCGGAGGAGGGCTCCTACAGCGAAAAAATCATGATTGACCACAGCTCCGGGGAGATTTCCACGGAGGACGCGGCGGTGCTGCTGCAGGCGGTGCAGCGGGAGCTGGAGCGGGACGGCTATCATTTTTACGTCGGAACCAGCTACCGTCACTGCCTGATATGGGAAAACGGCAGGGTCGTGCCGCTTGCGCAGCCGCACGATATTCTGACGCAGTGCATCGGAGAATACCTTCCGCAGGATGCTGTGCTGCGCGAAATGCAGGAGAGAAGCTATGAGATTCTGGCGGAGCATCCGATTAACCGGGAGCGCCGGAGACAGGGAAAGAATCCGGCGAACAGCTGCTGGTTCTGGGGCGCCGGGACAAAGCCGGCTCTCACCTCCTTTGAGGAAACGTTTCATAAAAAAGGCGTAATGATTTCCGCGGTCGATCTGCTGAAGGGAATCGCAGTCGGCGCCGGAATGAAAAATATTGCGGTGGAGGGCGCGAACGGCGGTCTGCACACGAATTACCGGGGAAAGGCGCAGGCGGCGGTGGACGCGGTCCTGAAGGACGGCTATGACTTTGCCTACATCCATGTGGAAGCGCCGGACGAAATGGGACACCAGGGCAGCGCAGAGCGCAAAATCCAGGCGGTAGAATATCTGGATGAGCAGGTGATAAAGCCGGTCTATGAGCAGATGACGGCGTCCGGGGAGGAATTCCGTCTGCTGGTGCTTCCGGACCATCCGACCCCCATCCGCGTGCGCACGCATACTGCCGACCCGGTTCCGTATCTGCTCTATGACAGCACGAAGCTGCAGGAGCATTCCTGGAAATACAATGAGCGGGAAGCGAAGGCGAGCGGAAACTACATTGCACAGGGGCACAAAATGATGCCGTATCTGCTCGGCATGGAATAA
- a CDS encoding VWA-like domain-containing protein, whose translation MNKESPKNIIQICSDIWELTQNRLAARFPFLRGMLLDFSFQPQYEESLPGTDGETIFYPPAYVIKAFQRDPENLEYTLLHMLFHCLYLHPFQNADGAGSDWQENCDITVARMLARAGFPAADAQTSPHPSGPVLARACDFSSADAQALLHADSHAFWRGSGTAARLAQIENTWKAIGQNHGFGISGAAGSVGSSAGKESEPLSVQEVQHRRFRRYLKRFAVPQEEMHTDTESFDYIPYMYGLQRYQNMPLIEHLEYRECRRLRELVIAIDTSASCTADTIRKFLEETYDILSDEENFSGKMNVYLLQCDCEVQSAVHIGCEKEWRDYLQTLSIHGRGGTDFRPVFSYVEKLRSQKLLKDLKGLLYFTDGDGIYPTKQTDYETAFIFLDEKENHQQVPGWAATFRLT comes from the coding sequence ATGAATAAGGAATCACCCAAAAATATCATCCAGATTTGCAGCGATATCTGGGAGCTGACGCAGAACAGGCTTGCCGCCCGCTTTCCGTTCCTTCGCGGGATGCTCCTTGACTTTTCTTTTCAGCCGCAATATGAGGAATCTCTCCCCGGAACAGACGGGGAAACGATATTTTATCCTCCGGCTTATGTGATAAAAGCTTTTCAGCGCGATCCGGAGAATCTGGAATATACGCTTCTGCACATGCTGTTCCACTGCCTGTATCTGCATCCGTTCCAGAATGCGGACGGCGCCGGCAGCGACTGGCAGGAAAACTGCGATATCACAGTCGCCCGGATGCTGGCGCGCGCCGGTTTTCCCGCCGCAGATGCACAGACCTCGCCACATCCATCCGGACCAGTGCTGGCGCGCGCATGTGATTTTTCCTCCGCAGACGCACAGGCTTTGCTCCACGCGGACAGTCACGCTTTCTGGCGCGGCAGCGGGACGGCTGCGCGCCTTGCACAAATTGAAAACACCTGGAAAGCAATCGGGCAGAATCACGGCTTTGGCATCAGCGGCGCCGCCGGCTCAGTCGGAAGCAGCGCCGGGAAAGAGAGCGAGCCGCTTTCCGTACAGGAGGTGCAGCACCGCCGTTTCCGCCGCTATCTGAAGCGTTTTGCCGTCCCGCAGGAGGAAATGCACACCGACACAGAGAGCTTTGACTACATTCCATACATGTACGGTCTTCAGCGCTATCAGAATATGCCGCTGATTGAACATCTGGAGTACCGGGAGTGCCGCCGTCTCCGGGAGCTCGTAATCGCAATCGACACCTCCGCCTCCTGCACCGCGGACACCATCCGGAAATTTCTGGAGGAGACCTATGATATTCTGAGCGACGAAGAAAACTTTTCCGGTAAAATGAATGTCTACCTTCTTCAGTGCGACTGCGAGGTGCAGAGCGCGGTACACATCGGCTGCGAAAAGGAATGGCGGGATTACCTGCAGACACTTTCCATTCACGGACGCGGAGGCACCGATTTCCGTCCGGTCTTTTCCTATGTGGAAAAACTGCGCAGCCAGAAGCTTTTAAAAGACCTGAAGGGTCTGCTTTATTTTACGGACGGGGACGGCATCTATCCCACAAAACAAACTGATTACGAGACCGCCTTTATTTTTCTGGACGAAAAGGAAAACCACCAGCAGGTTCCCGGATGGGCAGCCACCTTCCGTCTTACCTGA
- a CDS encoding Tex family protein: MDINKKLAEELGVALWQTEAAVKLIDEGNTIPFIARYRKEATGMLDDEQLRKLYERLTYLRNLEEKKEQVLSGIEEQGKLTEELKKQILAAETLVVVDDLYRPYRPKRRTRATIAKEKGLEGLADVLLLQRTNRTLQQEAQPYINPEKDVNTAEEAVQGAMDIIAENISDEAAYRIRIREMTEKEGMLTASAKDESVESVYEMYYQFAEPVQKLAGHRILAINRGEKEKILSVKLEAPEENILRFLEKKVIIRDNPVTSPVLRETIADSYRRLIAPAIEREVRSALTEKAEDGAISVFGKNLAQLLMQPPIAGQVVLGWDPAFRTGCKLAVVDATGKVLDTTVIYPTAPTNEQKIRAAKDTLKRLISKYHITLISLGNGTASRESEQIIVELLKELPVPVQYVITNEAGASVYSASKLATEEFPNFDVGQRSAASIARRVQDPLAELVKIDPKSIGVGQYQHDMNQKKLGETLEGVVEDCVNKVGVDLNTASASLLEYVSGITKTIAKNIVAYREENGRFTDRKQLLKVAKLGPKAYEQCAGFLRITGGTNPLDGTSVHPETYPAAQQLLESLGYSLEDVAARRLGGLSKKVKDYKKLSEKLGIGEITLRDIVRELEKPARDPRDEMPKPILRTDVLDMKDLKPGMILRGTVRNVIDFGVFVDIGVHQDGLVHISQITDKKFIKHPLEAVSVGDIVEVKVLSVDIGRKRIQLTMKI; the protein is encoded by the coding sequence ATGGATATTAATAAAAAACTTGCGGAAGAGCTGGGCGTTGCCCTCTGGCAGACGGAAGCGGCGGTGAAGCTGATTGACGAGGGAAATACCATTCCATTTATTGCCCGTTACCGGAAAGAGGCGACCGGTATGCTGGATGACGAGCAGCTCCGGAAATTATATGAACGCCTTACCTATCTGCGCAATCTGGAGGAGAAAAAGGAACAGGTTCTCTCTGGCATTGAGGAGCAGGGAAAGCTTACGGAGGAATTAAAGAAGCAGATTCTGGCGGCGGAAACGCTGGTGGTGGTGGATGATCTATACCGTCCGTACCGCCCGAAACGGCGCACGCGCGCGACGATCGCAAAGGAAAAGGGTCTGGAGGGTCTGGCGGATGTTTTGCTGCTGCAGCGTACGAACAGGACGCTTCAGCAGGAGGCGCAGCCCTATATCAATCCGGAAAAGGACGTCAATACCGCAGAGGAAGCGGTGCAGGGCGCGATGGATATCATTGCGGAGAATATCTCCGATGAGGCCGCCTACCGCATCCGCATCCGCGAAATGACGGAAAAAGAGGGGATGCTGACGGCGTCGGCAAAGGATGAGAGCGTGGAATCGGTCTATGAGATGTACTATCAGTTTGCGGAGCCGGTACAAAAGCTTGCCGGGCACCGCATTCTTGCCATCAACCGCGGCGAAAAGGAAAAGATTCTCAGCGTGAAGCTGGAGGCGCCGGAGGAAAATATTCTGCGTTTTCTGGAGAAGAAGGTGATTATCCGGGACAACCCGGTAACGTCGCCGGTGCTGCGGGAGACGATCGCAGACAGCTACCGGCGTCTGATTGCGCCGGCGATTGAGCGGGAGGTGCGCAGTGCGCTTACGGAAAAAGCGGAGGACGGGGCGATTTCTGTGTTCGGAAAGAACCTTGCGCAGCTTCTGATGCAGCCGCCGATCGCCGGACAGGTAGTGCTGGGCTGGGATCCGGCGTTCCGCACCGGCTGCAAGCTCGCCGTGGTGGACGCGACCGGAAAGGTGCTCGACACAACGGTAATCTATCCGACCGCGCCGACAAATGAGCAGAAAATCCGCGCAGCGAAGGATACGCTGAAGCGTTTGATCAGCAAATACCATATTACGCTGATTTCCCTTGGGAACGGTACGGCTTCGCGGGAATCCGAGCAGATTATCGTGGAGCTGCTGAAGGAGCTGCCGGTGCCGGTACAATATGTGATAACAAACGAGGCGGGAGCTTCTGTTTACTCTGCAAGTAAGCTGGCGACGGAGGAGTTCCCGAATTTTGATGTCGGACAGCGCAGCGCGGCGTCTATCGCCCGGCGCGTGCAGGATCCGCTGGCGGAGCTGGTGAAGATTGACCCGAAATCCATCGGCGTCGGACAGTACCAGCATGATATGAACCAGAAAAAGCTCGGTGAGACGCTGGAAGGCGTCGTTGAGGACTGTGTAAATAAGGTGGGCGTGGACCTGAATACCGCCTCCGCCTCTCTGCTGGAGTATGTTTCCGGAATCACAAAGACTATCGCGAAAAACATCGTGGCGTACCGCGAGGAAAACGGCAGATTTACGGACCGGAAACAGCTTTTAAAGGTGGCGAAGCTCGGACCGAAGGCGTACGAGCAGTGCGCGGGCTTTTTGCGCATCACAGGCGGGACGAATCCGCTGGACGGCACCAGCGTCCACCCGGAGACGTATCCGGCGGCGCAGCAGCTTCTGGAAAGCCTCGGCTATTCTCTGGAGGATGTCGCCGCCAGGAGACTTGGCGGGCTCTCCAAAAAAGTGAAGGATTACAAAAAGCTTTCGGAAAAGCTGGGCATTGGTGAGATTACCCTTCGCGATATCGTCCGCGAGCTGGAAAAGCCGGCGCGCGACCCGCGTGACGAAATGCCAAAGCCGATCCTGCGCACAGATGTACTGGATATGAAGGATTTAAAGCCCGGCATGATTCTCAGAGGCACTGTGCGCAATGTCATTGATTTCGGTGTTTTTGTGGATATCGGCGTTCATCAGGACGGGCTTGTCCACATTTCACAGATTACCGACAAAAAATTCATTAAGCATCCGCTGGAGGCGGTCAGCGTCGGCGACATCGTGGAGGTAAAAGTCCTCAGCGTGGACATCGGTCGTAAGCGCATCCAGCTTACAATGAAGATATAG